A stretch of the Duncaniella dubosii genome encodes the following:
- the infC gene encoding translation initiation factor IF-3, which yields MEKKPFTPRPPRPNNGPRRPLNNRKEEPYAINEHIRAREVRLVGDNVENGIYSIQEALKIADGLGLDLIEISPTAEPPVCRVLDYQKFLYQQKKRQKEQKAKATKVVVKEIRFGPQTDDHDYNFKLKHAIGFLQEGAKVKAYVFFKGRSILFKEQGEVLLLRFANDLEEYGKVDQMPVLEGKRMIIMLSPKKK from the coding sequence ATGGAGAAAAAACCTTTCACTCCGCGCCCGCCGCGCCCAAACAACGGTCCACGCCGTCCCCTCAATAACCGAAAAGAGGAACCATACGCCATCAACGAGCATATCCGCGCACGCGAAGTGCGACTGGTAGGCGATAATGTTGAAAACGGCATCTATTCCATTCAGGAGGCATTGAAAATCGCCGACGGCCTCGGTCTTGACCTCATCGAGATCTCACCGACCGCCGAACCGCCTGTCTGTCGTGTGCTCGACTACCAGAAGTTCCTCTATCAGCAGAAAAAACGCCAGAAGGAACAGAAGGCAAAAGCTACAAAGGTAGTGGTCAAGGAAATCCGTTTCGGACCTCAGACCGATGACCACGACTACAACTTCAAGCTTAAACATGCCATCGGCTTCCTTCAGGAAGGCGCGAAGGTGAAAGCATACGTCTTCTTCAAAGGCCGTTCGATTCTCTTTAAGGAACAAGGCGAGGTGCTTCTGCTCCGTTTCGCCAACGACCTTGAGGAATATGGCAAAGTAGACCAGATGCCGGTCCTCGAAGGCAAGCGCATGATCATCATGCTCAGCCCGAAGAAAAAATAA
- a CDS encoding O-acetylhomoserine aminocarboxypropyltransferase/cysteine synthase family protein, whose protein sequence is MNNDKNYSLSTLCVQAGWTPTKGQPRVLPIIQSTTFKYDTSEQMARLFDLEDSGYFYSRLQNPTVDAVAAKIAALEGGVAAMLTSSGQAANFYAVFNICEAGDHIVSSSNIYGGTYNLFGVTLKKLGIECTFIDPNSSEEEINAAFRPNTKVLFGETISNPGGEVLDIEKFARVAHANGVPLIVDNTFPTPINCRPFEWGADIVTHSTTKYMDGHAVSIGGAIVDSGNFDWDAHADKFPGLTTPDESYHGLTYTKSFGKGAYITKAVAQLMRDLGSMMSPQNAFLLNLGLETLHLRVPRHCDNAMTVARWLEANPKVKWVNYCSLPSNKYHHLAEKYLPKGSCGVIAFGIEGTREDAIRFMDRLKFIAIVTHVADARTCVLHPASHTHRQLSDKQLMEAGVAPDLIRLSVGIEDVADIIADIEQALS, encoded by the coding sequence ATGAACAACGACAAAAACTACTCCCTGTCCACTCTCTGCGTACAAGCCGGATGGACTCCGACCAAAGGACAGCCACGTGTGCTTCCAATAATCCAGAGTACTACTTTCAAATATGACACAAGCGAACAGATGGCCCGGCTGTTCGATCTTGAAGACTCAGGCTATTTCTATTCGCGTCTCCAAAACCCGACAGTCGATGCCGTAGCGGCTAAAATCGCCGCACTCGAAGGCGGTGTAGCGGCAATGCTCACCTCATCGGGGCAGGCTGCAAACTTCTATGCGGTATTCAACATCTGCGAAGCGGGCGACCACATCGTATCGTCATCAAACATCTACGGCGGCACTTACAATCTCTTCGGTGTGACACTCAAAAAGCTCGGAATCGAATGTACATTCATCGATCCGAACTCATCGGAAGAAGAAATCAACGCCGCTTTCCGTCCTAACACAAAAGTCCTTTTCGGAGAGACAATATCCAATCCCGGAGGAGAGGTGCTCGACATAGAGAAATTCGCCCGCGTGGCTCACGCAAACGGAGTGCCCCTAATTGTCGACAACACTTTTCCAACACCCATCAACTGCCGTCCGTTTGAATGGGGAGCAGACATAGTCACCCACTCCACCACAAAATATATGGACGGGCATGCTGTCAGCATCGGAGGAGCGATTGTCGACAGCGGAAACTTCGACTGGGACGCTCACGCCGACAAATTCCCCGGACTCACCACTCCCGACGAATCATATCACGGACTGACATACACTAAATCATTCGGCAAAGGCGCTTACATCACCAAAGCCGTGGCACAGCTCATGCGCGACCTTGGTTCAATGATGTCGCCACAGAATGCCTTCCTGCTCAATCTCGGCCTTGAAACTCTCCATCTGCGAGTGCCACGCCATTGCGATAACGCCATGACTGTAGCCAGATGGCTTGAGGCAAATCCAAAAGTCAAATGGGTCAACTATTGCAGTCTGCCATCAAACAAATATCATCACCTCGCCGAAAAATATCTCCCTAAAGGCTCATGCGGAGTCATTGCCTTCGGCATTGAAGGCACACGGGAGGACGCAATCAGATTCATGGACCGGTTGAAATTCATAGCCATCGTCACCCACGTGGCCGATGCGCGCACCTGTGTGCTCCATCCCGCAAGCCACACCCACCGTCAGCTCTCCGACAAGCAGCTAATGGAAGCCGGTGTAGCCCCTGACCTCATCCGTCTTTCCGTTGGCATCGAAGACGTGGCCGACATCATCGCCGACATCGAGCAGGCTCTTTCGTGA
- the leuC gene encoding 3-isopropylmalate dehydratase large subunit — MGKTLFDKIWDAHVVNNIEGGPSQLYIDRHYCHEVTSPQAFEGLRTRGLKVFRPEKTFCSPDHNIPTLNQDKPIADPVSRNQVETLTRNANEFGVTLFGLGHPKNGIIHVIGPENGLTLPGYTIVCGDSHTSTHGAFGAVAFGIGTSEVEMVLASQCILQPKPKTMRINVNGTLRPGVTAKDIALYIIAKMTTGGATGYFVEYAGDTIRNLSMEERMTVCNLSIEMGARGGMIAPDETTFAYVKGREFAPKGEDWEKAVAYWRTLPSDPDAEFDREINFDAADIEPRITFGTNPGMGIGINDPIPAPDPEDEAGKISYEKSLDYMGFKVGQVLAGTPVDYVFLGSCTNGRIEDFRAFANFVKGKKKAPGITAWLVPGSWKVDAQIREEGLDKILEEAGFEIRQPGCSACLAMNEDKVPAGKLAVSTSNRNFEGRQGPGARTILAGPLVAAASAVTGVLTDPRTV; from the coding sequence ATGGGTAAAACTCTTTTTGACAAAATCTGGGACGCACACGTTGTCAACAACATCGAAGGCGGCCCCTCTCAACTCTATATCGACCGCCACTATTGCCACGAGGTCACCAGTCCTCAGGCTTTTGAAGGACTGCGCACACGCGGCCTCAAGGTGTTCCGCCCGGAAAAGACATTCTGCTCTCCCGACCATAATATCCCCACACTCAATCAGGACAAACCGATAGCCGACCCTGTGTCGCGCAATCAGGTCGAGACTCTGACCCGCAATGCGAATGAGTTCGGTGTCACCCTCTTTGGTCTCGGTCATCCGAAAAACGGTATCATACATGTAATCGGACCTGAAAACGGTCTGACCCTTCCGGGCTACACAATCGTATGCGGCGACAGCCACACCTCGACCCACGGAGCATTCGGAGCAGTGGCATTCGGCATCGGCACAAGCGAAGTTGAAATGGTGCTCGCATCCCAGTGCATACTCCAGCCCAAACCTAAGACAATGCGTATAAATGTCAATGGCACACTCCGTCCAGGAGTAACAGCCAAAGACATCGCGCTCTACATCATCGCGAAAATGACTACCGGCGGTGCTACCGGCTACTTCGTAGAATATGCCGGCGATACAATCCGCAATCTCTCTATGGAAGAACGCATGACCGTCTGCAATCTCTCTATCGAAATGGGAGCGCGCGGAGGCATGATAGCCCCCGACGAAACGACATTTGCCTACGTCAAGGGCCGCGAATTCGCCCCCAAAGGCGAGGATTGGGAAAAAGCCGTAGCCTATTGGCGCACGTTGCCTTCAGATCCCGATGCTGAATTTGACCGCGAAATCAACTTTGACGCGGCCGATATCGAGCCACGCATAACTTTCGGAACAAACCCCGGCATGGGTATCGGCATCAATGACCCGATCCCGGCTCCCGACCCGGAAGACGAGGCTGGAAAGATTTCGTATGAAAAGTCACTTGACTACATGGGATTCAAGGTCGGACAGGTTCTTGCAGGCACTCCCGTAGACTATGTTTTCCTCGGAAGCTGCACCAACGGACGAATCGAGGATTTCCGCGCATTCGCCAACTTTGTCAAAGGTAAAAAGAAAGCCCCCGGAATTACAGCGTGGCTCGTACCCGGCTCTTGGAAAGTCGACGCACAAATACGCGAAGAAGGCTTGGACAAAATTCTTGAAGAAGCCGGATTTGAAATCCGTCAGCCCGGATGCTCGGCATGCCTCGCCATGAATGAAGACAAGGTTCCTGCCGGCAAACTGGCCGTATCGACATCAAACCGCAATTTCGAAGGCCGTCAAGGCCCCGGAGCACGCACAATACTTGCCGGTCCGCTCGTAGCCGCAGCCTCAGCCGTCACAGGAGTGCTCACCGATCCCCGCACTGTCTAA
- the rpmI gene encoding 50S ribosomal protein L35 — MPKIKTNSGAKKRFALTGSGKIKRKHAFKSHILTKKTKKQKRNLTHFSVVSRADASNVKELLALK; from the coding sequence ATGCCAAAGATTAAGACTAACTCCGGTGCCAAAAAGAGGTTCGCCCTTACCGGATCAGGAAAGATCAAGAGAAAACATGCCTTCAAGAGCCACATCTTGACTAAAAAGACCAAGAAGCAGAAACGCAACCTCACACACTTCTCTGTTGTGTCTCGTGCCGACGCTTCAAACGTTAAGGAACTCCTCGCCCTTAAGTAA
- a CDS encoding outer membrane beta-barrel protein, which yields MDFLRNILFVLSLLFLSVPAVAGSIGSSFHSLTGKIQDAVSDSVAVDENVLIDAAIAYADSIADAISLDEVVVTARVKPIVFKGDTTIVNTNAFKTRDGAYLEELVRLVPGMAYDKESGVLSYNGTPISEININGKAFLKGDKSMALENLRAEIFKQIKIYDKSSDEDMFLGIKRKSGNNFVLDLQTEDEFNGSLMTAAGVGVGNRDRKNAELRSHYFRPGGDSFSLSLRSGNRDMTTLYKKNRRDALSLHLSKDISDKFFVGADLMYGHDRSGSVFSSADESYLPTGDTFSHSTGMNSNKNRRLSANLNMRWTIGRHTRISLTGDIQNARSTIISEGRRASFDADPQLPTVDPFAGNAYGQIPDSIKVNDISQSSTGVNDNKNYSLNATLTRKLNKHGTAIVISGGLNNGDRTGRSFSESDTRYFRLRGHSGLDSVLYRHQYNITPSESRSRTVGLRFTQPLSAEMRFELSYRFKRTREDYTRNTYDLSPFFDPEAALSPATLPPGYESAYVDSLSNYSFSRIYAHEVQAVFMYNSERWNADATFTAEPERRTLDQKTGIMQADTVRSSVSLIPRLSVQYMDKDWSFGMTYDGSTSQPDISSLLSLTDNSNPLYITRGNPRLKAAYRQSLSFDGRNSPLGLSVNIRLSNTINEQTLAVYYNPQTGGRISSPVNINGNRDANLYVSYFKFLKSKFLISGSFSGALRRSVGLINEDMDEQPKRSVTRYRNTGGSGTFQYMSGIFNIRTNVSWLYSHSVNQLQGISEHQSEYAFGLAPDINLPFGLCVSTDASYSLRTGKNISTRDFNQLQWNAEVSWRFLKKRTATVSVRWVDILNDRNNLVRHSSSTGITEYYDMQVGSYFLVSFEYRFNKEFMGKKEEAQRAQERQF from the coding sequence ATGGATTTTCTACGAAATATTCTATTTGTGTTATCGCTTCTGTTCCTGTCAGTTCCGGCTGTGGCCGGAAGTATAGGGTCGAGCTTCCATTCATTGACAGGCAAGATACAGGATGCAGTGTCTGACAGTGTGGCCGTTGATGAGAATGTTTTGATTGATGCTGCCATTGCTTATGCCGATTCGATTGCCGATGCCATATCGCTTGACGAAGTGGTGGTAACGGCGCGAGTGAAGCCCATAGTGTTCAAAGGCGACACTACAATTGTCAACACCAATGCTTTCAAGACTCGTGACGGTGCTTATCTTGAGGAACTTGTTAGATTAGTCCCCGGTATGGCATACGATAAGGAATCAGGAGTGTTGAGCTATAACGGTACTCCAATTTCTGAAATCAATATTAACGGAAAGGCGTTTCTGAAAGGCGACAAGTCAATGGCGCTTGAAAATCTGCGAGCCGAAATATTCAAGCAGATTAAAATTTATGATAAGTCAAGCGATGAGGATATGTTTCTTGGTATAAAACGTAAGTCCGGCAATAATTTCGTGCTTGACCTTCAGACGGAAGATGAGTTTAATGGTTCGCTGATGACGGCTGCCGGGGTTGGCGTGGGTAATCGCGACAGGAAGAACGCCGAGCTTAGGTCGCACTATTTCAGACCCGGTGGCGACTCATTCTCCTTGTCGCTCAGGAGCGGCAACCGCGATATGACGACCCTCTATAAAAAGAACCGTCGCGATGCCCTGTCGCTGCATCTTTCGAAGGATATTTCCGATAAATTTTTCGTTGGTGCAGATCTGATGTATGGCCACGACCGGTCGGGTTCGGTCTTTTCGTCGGCCGACGAGAGTTATCTCCCGACCGGTGATACTTTCAGCCATTCGACCGGTATGAACAGCAATAAGAATCGGCGGCTCTCAGCTAATCTCAACATGCGGTGGACCATCGGCCGTCATACTCGCATAAGTCTTACCGGCGACATACAGAACGCGCGCAGCACAATTATCAGCGAAGGCCGCCGGGCATCATTTGATGCTGACCCTCAACTCCCGACGGTCGACCCTTTTGCCGGGAATGCCTATGGCCAGATTCCCGATTCCATAAAGGTCAACGATATCTCTCAAAGCAGCACCGGAGTGAACGATAACAAGAACTATTCGCTCAATGCCACCCTTACCCGTAAGCTTAACAAACATGGAACGGCAATCGTGATTTCTGGCGGACTGAACAACGGAGACCGTACCGGGCGGTCATTTTCGGAATCTGATACACGCTATTTCAGGCTGCGCGGCCATTCGGGTCTTGACTCTGTGCTCTATCGTCACCAGTATAATATCACACCTTCCGAAAGCCGTTCACGCACGGTCGGGCTGCGTTTTACCCAACCGCTTTCGGCGGAGATGCGCTTTGAGTTGAGCTACAGGTTTAAAAGGACGCGTGAGGACTACACGCGCAACACTTATGATCTCTCTCCCTTCTTTGACCCTGAGGCCGCTTTATCACCGGCGACACTTCCTCCGGGATATGAATCGGCCTATGTCGACAGTCTGAGCAACTATAGCTTCAGCCGTATCTATGCCCACGAGGTGCAGGCTGTGTTTATGTATAATTCCGAGCGCTGGAATGCCGATGCGACATTCACGGCAGAGCCTGAACGGCGGACACTTGACCAAAAGACCGGTATAATGCAGGCCGACACGGTGAGGTCGTCGGTCAGCCTCATACCTCGCCTGAGTGTCCAATACATGGACAAGGACTGGTCGTTCGGCATGACCTACGACGGCTCTACAAGTCAGCCCGACATATCTTCGCTCCTGTCATTGACCGACAACAGCAATCCGCTCTACATCACCCGTGGCAATCCCCGTCTCAAGGCTGCCTACCGCCAGTCGCTGAGTTTCGACGGAAGAAATTCGCCTCTCGGGCTTTCGGTCAACATAAGACTGTCGAACACCATCAACGAACAGACTCTGGCAGTTTACTACAATCCGCAGACCGGTGGACGCATCAGCTCGCCGGTCAACATCAATGGTAACCGCGACGCAAATCTCTATGTCAGCTATTTCAAATTCCTAAAGTCGAAGTTCCTGATTTCAGGAAGCTTCAGCGGAGCGCTACGGAGGAGTGTCGGGCTTATAAACGAGGATATGGACGAGCAGCCGAAACGCAGCGTCACGCGCTACAGGAATACGGGTGGTTCAGGGACGTTTCAATATATGTCCGGGATATTTAATATAAGAACCAATGTTTCGTGGTTATACTCGCATTCAGTTAATCAGTTGCAGGGGATATCCGAACATCAGTCGGAGTATGCGTTCGGTCTCGCCCCCGACATAAACCTGCCGTTCGGTCTTTGCGTCTCGACTGATGCTTCATATTCGCTGCGGACCGGCAAGAATATCAGCACCCGCGATTTCAACCAGCTGCAGTGGAATGCCGAAGTGTCGTGGCGTTTCCTTAAGAAGCGGACAGCTACTGTGTCGGTGAGATGGGTCGACATTCTTAACGACAGGAACAACCTTGTGCGCCATAGTTCGTCGACAGGAATCACTGAGTATTACGACATGCAGGTGGGCAGTTACTTCCTTGTTTCGTTTGAATATCGCTTCAATAAGGAGTTTATGGGAAAAAAAGAAGAAGCGCAAAGAGCGCAAGAACGACAGTTTTGA
- the rplT gene encoding 50S ribosomal protein L20, whose amino-acid sequence MPRSVNHVASRARRKKILKLTRGYFGCRRNVWTVAKNTWEKGLTYAYRDRKDKKRNFRALWIQRINAAARLEDLSYSKLMGLIHKAGIEINRKVLADLALNNPAAFKAIVDKVKNA is encoded by the coding sequence ATGCCAAGATCAGTAAATCATGTAGCTTCAAGAGCTCGCCGCAAGAAAATCCTCAAACTTACCCGTGGTTACTTCGGATGCCGTCGCAACGTTTGGACTGTAGCCAAGAACACTTGGGAAAAGGGTCTCACCTACGCTTACCGCGACCGCAAGGACAAAAAGCGTAACTTCCGTGCCCTCTGGATTCAGCGTATCAACGCAGCAGCCCGTCTTGAAGACCTTTCTTACTCAAAGCTCATGGGCCTTATCCACAAAGCAGGCATCGAGATCAACCGCAAAGTCCTCGCCGACCTCGCGCTCAACAATCCCGCTGCTTTCAAGGCTATCGTTGACAAGGTAAAGAACGCATAA
- a CDS encoding putative signal transducing protein translates to MSIIQRLKKLLTDMRPPEPDDLVKIRTYDTAGEAYVAKSLLAANGIPAMVSNEAEVYSPQIRTGIRLLIFYRDWDTATRLLENK, encoded by the coding sequence ATGTCTATAATCCAACGACTCAAAAAACTCCTTACCGACATGAGGCCGCCCGAACCGGACGACCTCGTGAAGATAAGAACCTATGACACCGCCGGCGAAGCCTACGTCGCCAAGTCACTCCTCGCCGCCAACGGCATTCCTGCGATGGTCTCCAACGAGGCCGAAGTCTACTCGCCACAGATCCGCACCGGCATACGGCTGCTCATCTTCTACCGCGACTGGGACACTGCCACCCGCCTGCTCGAAAACAAGTAA
- a CDS encoding 2-isopropylmalate synthase — MSDRLFIFDTTLRDGEQVPGCQLNTVEKIEVAKALEALGVDVIEAGFPVSSPGDFNSVVEISKAVTWPTICALTRAVENDIRVAAEALKYAKHPRIHTGIGTSDYHIKYKFNSTRDDILERAVGAVSFAKKFVEDVQFYAEDAGRTENEYLARVVEAVIRAGATVINIPDTTGYCLPSEFGAKIKYLIDNVEGIDKVVIATHCHNDLGMATANTVTGIVNGARQAEVTINGIGERAGNTSLEEVVMTFRSHKDLGIDTNINATKITGISRMVSSLMNMPVQPNKAIVGRNAFAHSSGIHQDGVLKNRESYEIIDPKDVGIDENSIVLTARSGRAALKHRLHVLGIELSPADLDKAYEAFLKLADRKKEINDDDVLMIAGAHRKALNRIKLDFLQVTSGIGVHSVASVGLDIAGEKFEACASGNGPVDAAISAIKLIIHRKMLVKEFLIQAINKGSNDVGKVHMTVEHEGTPYYGFSANTDIVAASAEAFIDAINKFVR; from the coding sequence ATGAGTGACAGGCTTTTTATCTTTGACACGACACTTCGCGATGGAGAGCAAGTGCCCGGTTGTCAGCTCAATACAGTAGAAAAAATTGAAGTTGCCAAGGCGCTTGAGGCTCTCGGAGTCGACGTCATTGAAGCCGGATTCCCAGTGTCGAGCCCCGGTGACTTCAATTCAGTCGTCGAAATTTCCAAGGCAGTTACATGGCCGACCATCTGCGCGCTCACACGCGCCGTCGAAAACGACATTCGAGTAGCTGCGGAGGCACTAAAATATGCAAAACATCCGCGAATCCACACCGGTATCGGCACATCGGACTACCATATAAAGTATAAATTCAACTCAACTCGCGACGACATTCTCGAACGCGCGGTGGGAGCGGTGTCATTCGCAAAGAAATTTGTCGAAGACGTGCAGTTCTATGCAGAGGATGCCGGACGAACCGAAAACGAATATCTCGCCCGGGTTGTCGAAGCGGTAATCCGTGCAGGAGCGACTGTCATCAATATTCCCGACACCACCGGCTATTGCCTGCCATCAGAATTCGGTGCAAAAATCAAATATCTCATCGATAATGTGGAGGGAATTGATAAGGTTGTCATAGCCACACACTGCCACAACGACCTCGGAATGGCCACGGCCAACACCGTCACAGGAATCGTCAACGGTGCGCGTCAGGCAGAAGTAACCATCAACGGCATCGGCGAACGCGCAGGCAACACGTCGCTCGAAGAAGTGGTAATGACATTCCGCTCTCACAAAGACCTCGGAATCGACACCAACATCAACGCGACCAAAATCACAGGTATCAGCCGCATGGTGTCGAGCCTCATGAACATGCCGGTACAGCCCAACAAGGCGATTGTCGGCCGGAATGCATTCGCCCACTCGTCGGGCATACATCAGGACGGCGTGCTCAAGAACCGTGAAAGCTATGAAATCATCGATCCTAAGGATGTCGGCATCGATGAAAACTCTATCGTTCTCACAGCCCGCAGCGGACGTGCGGCTCTAAAACACCGTCTCCATGTACTTGGCATCGAACTTTCACCCGCCGATCTCGACAAAGCATACGAAGCGTTCCTGAAACTCGCCGACCGCAAGAAAGAAATCAACGATGACGACGTGCTCATGATTGCCGGCGCACACCGCAAGGCTCTCAACCGCATCAAACTTGACTTCCTGCAGGTGACAAGCGGCATTGGCGTACATTCGGTTGCAAGCGTGGGGCTTGACATCGCAGGCGAGAAATTCGAAGCATGCGCTTCAGGCAACGGCCCTGTCGATGCCGCAATCAGCGCCATCAAGCTCATCATCCACCGCAAGATGCTCGTCAAGGAATTCCTCATCCAAGCCATCAACAAGGGAAGCAATGATGTGGGCAAGGTCCACATGACCGTCGAGCACGAAGGAACGCCCTACTACGGGTTCTCGGCCAATACCGACATCGTCGCAGCCAGTGCCGAGGCATTTATCGACGCTATCAACAAGTTTGTACGCTAA